GTTGCTCGTGCTCGCGGCCGCACTTCTCGTGTGGCCGCAGAAGAAGTTCGATGGCGAGGCTGCTGACCACGCTGCGGAGAGTCTCTCCGTCAACGGGCCGGCGCAAACGCAGCAGCTTCAGGATGCTTCGAAGGTGACGTCGTGAAGACGGTTCGACGTGTCGCACTGATGAGTTGCGTGCTGATTGCCGCTGCATCACTGGTGTCGTCGAACGCGTCGAATCTGGCGATGACCGGTGCCCTTCTCAGCTCGCATTCCGAGGTGCGGTGCGCCGACGCGGCAGAGGTCCAGCCGGCATCAGCAGATGCTGCTGCAACGGCGGTATCCGTGACGCTCGCAGATGCTACGCCGGAGTGCGCTGGCGCTGACGTGTCCATCGCGCTGATCGGCATGGATGGAACCTTGCTCAGTAGCGTTCAGACGACGCTTCCGGAATCAATAGCCGCATCGATGTCGCTGAGGGTTCCGGAGTTCAAGCCATTCGCTGTGCGAACCGCGGCGATGACCATTGCGTCATGGGCTCTGCCGACGACGTGGACGTTCGACGGTACCGGCGCATCGTGTGAGGTGTTCGACGTGCGGACCGAGCAACCGATGCCCGGTGCGTCGTGCTCGCTCGGAGAACCCCTCATCGAATGGGCAAGTGCAGACTGGAAGAACCTTCGCGTTTCCTTTATTCCCGTCACGAAGTCTCTGCCTACGATCGACGGCGTCTATCCTGCCTCTTACTACGCCTACTACGCGTTCTCATTCACAGTGAAACCCGATAGTCCGGAGTGGTGGAGCTGGGGTGCATCCGGATTCCGCGACTCGAGAAACAACTGGTGTTCTGCCTCGCTCGAGCCGCTTTCTGACGGACTCTGGGTGACCGGACGCACGGGCGACAATATTGCCGCCGAGAATACCTGGGGCATCCTCTTCGATATCGGGCAGAACGGCATCACAGACATACAGCTCGAATGCTGAGAACGTTGGCCGCATCATCATTCGTGTGCCCGGCACGTGGCGCCGCGTCGCGCGAGACAGGTGTGATCAGGAGGAAGAATTACGGGTCCGGCGGCCGACCATGTCTTTGAGCGCGTTCTCGGCGTTCTGATCCGCCTGCTGTGCCGCGTCGACGTTCTCTTTGCTGACAGCATCCACGAGCTCGGCGCGTTGAATGCGCGTATCGCGGGGCGCTTGAACGCCGATGCGCACGGTATCGCCCTTGACGTCGAGGACGGTCAGTTCGACATCGTCTCCGATCAGGACGCGTTCGCCGATCCGCCTCGTCAACACCAGCACGTGTTCACCCTACCGTCTCTGCGCTCTCGTCTTCGTCTGCGTCGGTCACGCGGGCAAGCGATGGCGACGTCACACGGCCGCGCGGGATGCCGAGGCGCGCGACCGTCTCGGGGGTTGTCGTCTCGTCCTCGGCCACGGCCAAGACGGCGTCTACGCGCACGCTTTGAGCGACAACGCCGACCCAGCGGGCCGTGTCCTCTGGTTTATGACGAGCATCGACGACCACCCAGACCTGGTCGGGTTGCAGGTCGGCGAGACCCGAGAGCTCGTCGTCTGAGGCAACGGCACTGCTGAGACGCCACGCGAGAACGACGGGAACGTTGTCTGCGACAGCATCCGCTCGAGCCAGATAAGCCGATCTCCGGTCAAATACGGGACGGATGCCGCGAGGACGGCCGTGCCCGGCGACCGCAAGGAGCCCGCGCGTCGTGCGAGACACGTCAAGAGGATCCGAACCGAGCCCGATGAACACGACGAGGGAGCCTGGAGAGGACAGGAGTGTGATGTCTGGCTCGGCGTGTTCGGCCGCGGGCAAGGCGAGGCTGTGTCGGGCTCGAGGCGGAGACAACTCGGATGCTGTCACGAGAGGCGTCGCGTTCCATTCGGGCTCCGGTGCCGTCGGCTCTCGCGTCTGCGCTTCGAGGCTCTGCATGACGGCGTCGAATCGCGTGCCGCTTGTCGACACCTCGTAGCCCAGGTTCTGCTCGGCCTCCTCGGCGTCGGCGATCAGGGCGGCGATGCCAGCCTGCGGCACGTTATCGGGTTCGTCGACCTCGATTGTCGCTTCGTAGCTGTGGCGCGCGAGATAGCCCGCGATGCCGCCCTTCGTCACCTTTTCGAGCGAGACGATGCGTGCGCTCGAACCGTGCTCCCGCCGGATCTTCTCGCGCAAGGCGTCGACGGACGGGCCGTCAAGCTGAAAGCGTCTGGTTGTCACGCACAACTCCCACGGTGTCGATTGCGAGACCCGCGACCGTGGCCTCGGTGTACGAGAGTATGGGCAGCCCGTCGGTCTGCGCCGACACCAGGCGGCGCATCGCAGGACGCAACGACGGCGCACAGACGAGCACGAGTTCGCCGAGTGAGGTGTCGGCCTCGGCAACTAGCTGCTTCACCGAGCCGATTACCGACTCGAGCCGGTCAGGATCGAGAACGATCTGAGGCCCGTCGTCTGTTGGCCGGAGTCCCTCGAGCATCGACTGCTCGAGAAGCGGATCAATCATGATCACACGCAGGTGGCCGTTCTCAGCGAAGCGAGCGGAGATCGCCGGACCAAGTGCTCCCCGTGCGGCCTCGACGAGTCCCTCGGCGTCCGTTGACACCTTGGCGCGAAGCGACAGAGCTTCGTAGATTCGAGCGAGGTCGTTGATCGGGATGCGCTCGGAGAGAAGGTGCTGCAGAACCCGTTGCACTTCGGCGAGCGAGAGCAGAGCGGGCGTCAGCTCGTCGACCGCCGACGGGTTCACCTGCTTGAGACCATCGGTCAGCTGGCGAACGTCTTCGCGCGTGAGGAGCCGTGCGGCGTTCGCCTGCACGATGCTCGACAGGTGGGTCACGAGAACGCTCGCGCGGTCGATGACGGTCGCGCCTGTCAGCTCGGCGCTGTGCCGCATCTCCCCGGGAATCCACTTGCCCGGCAGGCCGAAGACCGGGTCGACGACGCTCTGGCCCGGCAGAGCATCGAGCTCGTCGCCGAGGGCGAGCACGGAGCCGGGCGGCGCGACGCCGCGCCCGGCTTCGACTCCCGCAATGCGGATCGAATACGTCGCCGGGGGCAGCTCGATGCTATCGCGCGTGCGCACCGGCGGCACGACAAAGCCGTTCTCGAGAGCGATCTTGCGCCGCAGCGCCTTCACTCGTGCCAGCAGGTCATCGGGGCCGCCGGACACCAGATCGACGAGGTTGGGGGCCAGCAGAATCTCCAGCGCGTGCACGCGCATGCGTTCCATAAGCTCTTCCGTGGGATCGGCTGCGGGCGCTTCCGGAGCGTCGGCCGCCTCGGCATCCTTTCGTGCCTGGCTCGCCTTGATGCGCTGCGCGGCAAAGAGAAGAAGCGCGCCGATGGCGACGAATGGAATCTTCGGCATGCCGGGAATGAGCGCCATGACGATGGCTGCGGCTCCCGCGATGGTCAGGGCGCCGCGCGACTGCGTCAGCTGGGCCGAGGCAGCGCTGCCCATCTCGGACTCGGCGTTCGACCGGGTCACGATCATTCCCGTCGACACGGCCATGAGCAGCGCGGGGATCTGCGTGACCAGACCGTCGCCGATCGTCAGCAGGCTGTATGTGCTGACGGCATCCTCAATGGTCATGCCGTGCGAGATCATGCCGATGGCGATGCCGCCGACGATGTTGATGATGATGATCACGATGCCGGCGATGGCGTCGCCCTTGACGAACTTCGAGGCGCCGTCCATCGCACCGTAGAAGTCGGCTTCGGCGGCGACCTCCGCGCGGCGCTTGCGGGCCTCGGCGTCGGTGATCAGACCGGCATTCAGATCGGCGTCGATGGCCATCTGCTTTCCCGGCATGGCGTCGAGCGTGAATCGCGCGCCGACCTCGGCGACACGTTCGGCACCCTTCGTGACGACGACGAACTGAATCACCACCAGAATCAGAAAGACGACGGCGCCGATGATGAGTGAGCCGCCAACCGCGATCGTTCCGAACGCCTCGATGACCTGCCCCGCGTATGCCTCGCCGAGCACAAGGCGTGTCGATGCGACGTTGAGACCGAGGCGGAAGAGCGTCGCAACCAGCAGCAGCGAGGGGAACACCGAGAAGTCGAGCGGCTTCTTGACGAACATGGTCGTCAGCAGGATCACGAGGGCGAACATGATGTTCGTGATGATGAGCGTGTCGAGCAGCACGGGTGGCACAGGTACGACGAGCAGCATGATGATGCCGACGACGCCGACCGGAACGGCCAGTTTGCTCAGGGAGATGTTCATGCTTTCCTCCTCGGGGGAAGCGAATGGATGCCGCGGGCGGCGCCGCGCTTCTTGAGGGACATGACAAAGACGAGCACCCGGGCGACGGCGTTATAGAGTTCGGCGGGAATCTCCTGCCCCAACTGGCACGCGGCGTGAATCGCGCGGGTGAGGGGGACGTCCTGCACCATGGGCACGCCGTCTTCGTCTGCCTTCTCGCGAATGCGCGCGGCGACGACGCCAGCGCCCTTCGCCACGACCCGGGGCGCTGCCTTTCCGGGCTCGTACTTCAGCGCAACGGCGACGTGCGTGGGATTGACCATGACGACGTCTGCGTCGGTGACGGCGGCGATCATGCGATTTCGGCTCATGGCGAGCTGCCGCGAACGGCGCTGTTGCCTGATCAGCGGATCGCCGTCCGAGTTCTTGTTCTCATCTTTCACTTCACGCTTCGTCATGCGGGTGTGCTTGCGGTTGCGCTTCATGACGACGAAGAGATCGATCACGGCAAGCCCAATTCCGACGGCGATCGCCGCTTGCAGCATCCCCGCGGTTCCTCCGGCCGCTGACTGCAGCAGCTGAGTGACCGAGTGGGAACCGCTCGACATCAGCACCGGCATGAGACCGGCGATCACGATCCACAGTGCGCCCCCGATGGCCGCGGTCTTGAGCAGAGCCTTCGCGCCTTCCCACAGGGAGCGAAGCCCGAAGACGCGTTTTGCACCGGAGACAAGATTGAACTGCTCAAACCTGCCGGTCATCTTCTTGAGGTGAACACCGCCTTGCGCGACGGCCGCGATCAGGATCGCGACGGCGACCACCGCAAACATGGGCCCGAGCACGCTCGCGACGTCGGCGAAGCCCTCGGTGAGTGCGGCAAGCGCCTTCTGCGGATCGGGGTCGCTGGCGATGCCGGCGACGGTGATCATCTGCTCGGTGCCCGTCGAGGCGCCTGCTGCGATGGCGACGGGCATCATGACCGCTGCGGCGGCGATGCCGACCCACGCGGTGAGATCTTGGCTGCGTGAGAGCTGGCCTTTCTGCCTGGCCTCGCGCAGATGCTTCTCTGTTGCCTTCTCGGAGCGTTCTCCGCTGTCGGACTCGGCCATCACCTCACCCCCGTCATGAGGTTCAGCGCGCTGTCGGTCAGAGCGTTCACGACGCCGGGAAGCACGAGATAGACGGTGCCGACGAGAAACAGCGTGAGGATGATCTTGAGCGGAAAGCCCATCGCGAAGGCGTTGAGCGCAGGGGCGACACGGGTGATGAGGCCGAGCCCGGCGTCGGCGAGGAACAGCACGATTACCAGGGGCCCGGCGATCTGCACGGCCGAGAGGAACATCTGGCTGACAGCATCCACGAGCATTTCTGCCGGTGCCGAAATCGCGAAGATTCCATCGACGGGGACAGCCCTGAAGCTGCCGATGAGCCCTGCGAAAATGATCTGGTACGCGCCGGACGCGAACAGCAGGGCAAGCGCCGTCATCTGGAAGAGGCGGGTGAACTGCGCGCCGTTGACCATCGACTGCGGGTCAAACGCCTGTGCGAGCTGGAATCCCCCGAACACGTCGATGAGGTTGCCCGCCGCGGTGACGGCCGAGAAGCACACGAGCACGAGAAAGCCGAGCAGCGCCCCCGTGACGAGCTGAAGCACGAGAGAGCCGAAGAACTGTCCGGTGCTGAGCGGCTCATAGCCGACGGAGACCGAGGCACCGACGGCGAGTGAGAGACCGACGCCGAGCATCGCCTTGATGCGCGTTGGAATCGCCCCGTATGAGAACGGTGGCGCGATCACGAGGAAGGCCGTGATGCGCACGGCGGCGAGCATTGTCGCTTCGAGCCACCCGAAGTTGATCGCCAGCGTCATCTCAGCCGCCCGCCAGGAGCTGCGGAATGCGGTCGAAGAGTTCGTTCGTGAACGCGATCATCTCGGTGATCATCCAGTTTCCCGCGATGACGAGGGCGACGGCCACCGCGACAGCCTTCGGAACGAACGACAACGTCACCTCCTGCACCTGCGTGATCGACTGAAGCAGCGAGATCGCGAACCCGACGACCAGAGCCGTGACGAGCAGGGGAGCGGCGAGCTTTGCGGCGATGATGAGGCCCTGCATGCCGATGTCGAGGACCGCTTCTGGCGTCATCCGACACCTCCGTAGCTCTCGAGCAGCGCTCGGATGATGAGGCCCCAGCCGTCGACGAGGATGAACAGAAGAATCTTGAACGGAAGCGAGATCATCACGGGCGGAAGCATCATCATTCCCATCGACATGAGCGCAGCTGCGACAACGAGGTCGATGATGAGGAACGGAACGAAGATGACGAATCCGATGATGAATGCCGCGCGCAGCTCAGAGATCATGAACGCGGGAATGAGCGTGTACATCGGCACGCTCGCGGGGTCGAGAGGGT
This DNA window, taken from Paramicrobacterium agarici, encodes the following:
- the csrA gene encoding carbon storage regulator CsrA translates to MLVLTRRIGERVLIGDDVELTVLDVKGDTVRIGVQAPRDTRIQRAELVDAVSKENVDAAQQADQNAENALKDMVGRRTRNSSS
- a CDS encoding flagellar biosynthesis protein FlhA, yielding MNISLSKLAVPVGVVGIIMLLVVPVPPVLLDTLIITNIMFALVILLTTMFVKKPLDFSVFPSLLLVATLFRLGLNVASTRLVLGEAYAGQVIEAFGTIAVGGSLIIGAVVFLILVVIQFVVVTKGAERVAEVGARFTLDAMPGKQMAIDADLNAGLITDAEARKRRAEVAAEADFYGAMDGASKFVKGDAIAGIVIIIINIVGGIAIGMISHGMTIEDAVSTYSLLTIGDGLVTQIPALLMAVSTGMIVTRSNAESEMGSAASAQLTQSRGALTIAGAAAIVMALIPGMPKIPFVAIGALLLFAAQRIKASQARKDAEAADAPEAPAADPTEELMERMRVHALEILLAPNLVDLVSGGPDDLLARVKALRRKIALENGFVVPPVRTRDSIELPPATYSIRIAGVEAGRGVAPPGSVLALGDELDALPGQSVVDPVFGLPGKWIPGEMRHSAELTGATVIDRASVLVTHLSSIVQANAARLLTREDVRQLTDGLKQVNPSAVDELTPALLSLAEVQRVLQHLLSERIPINDLARIYEALSLRAKVSTDAEGLVEAARGALGPAISARFAENGHLRVIMIDPLLEQSMLEGLRPTDDGPQIVLDPDRLESVIGSVKQLVAEADTSLGELVLVCAPSLRPAMRRLVSAQTDGLPILSYTEATVAGLAIDTVGVVRDNQTLSA
- a CDS encoding EscU/YscU/HrcU family type III secretion system export apparatus switch protein; amino-acid sequence: MAESDSGERSEKATEKHLREARQKGQLSRSQDLTAWVGIAAAAVMMPVAIAAGASTGTEQMITVAGIASDPDPQKALAALTEGFADVASVLGPMFAVVAVAILIAAVAQGGVHLKKMTGRFEQFNLVSGAKRVFGLRSLWEGAKALLKTAAIGGALWIVIAGLMPVLMSSGSHSVTQLLQSAAGGTAGMLQAAIAVGIGLAVIDLFVVMKRNRKHTRMTKREVKDENKNSDGDPLIRQQRRSRQLAMSRNRMIAAVTDADVVMVNPTHVAVALKYEPGKAAPRVVAKGAGVVAARIREKADEDGVPMVQDVPLTRAIHAACQLGQEIPAELYNAVARVLVFVMSLKKRGAARGIHSLPPRRKA
- a CDS encoding flagellar biosynthetic protein FliR translates to MTLAINFGWLEATMLAAVRITAFLVIAPPFSYGAIPTRIKAMLGVGLSLAVGASVSVGYEPLSTGQFFGSLVLQLVTGALLGFLVLVCFSAVTAAGNLIDVFGGFQLAQAFDPQSMVNGAQFTRLFQMTALALLFASGAYQIIFAGLIGSFRAVPVDGIFAISAPAEMLVDAVSQMFLSAVQIAGPLVIVLFLADAGLGLITRVAPALNAFAMGFPLKIILTLFLVGTVYLVLPGVVNALTDSALNLMTGVR
- the fliQ gene encoding flagellar biosynthesis protein FliQ, translated to MTPEAVLDIGMQGLIIAAKLAAPLLVTALVVGFAISLLQSITQVQEVTLSFVPKAVAVAVALVIAGNWMITEMIAFTNELFDRIPQLLAGG